A single window of Corythoichthys intestinalis isolate RoL2023-P3 chromosome 21, ASM3026506v1, whole genome shotgun sequence DNA harbors:
- the entpd1 gene encoding ectonucleoside triphosphate diphosphohydrolase 1 isoform X2 has translation MKEKNPWHKCGIVAVAVIGVIAVVVLVAILVVQNMPLSQKYKYGIVLDAGSSHTTVFIYEWPAEKDNNTGRAQQKHACNVKGKGISSYAETPWKAGQSLRECMQEAEITIPHERHAETPLYLGATAGMRLLNMKNSTASDEVFRAVSDALQTFPFSYQGARILSGQEEGAFGWVTVNYLDDRLKQGLKTTGALDLGGASTQISFVSKTWDGTESPANSVTFRLYGNDYNLYTHSFLCYGKDQALRMAMAQQTRSGPSSINDPCFHPGFVETKNYSDLYDSPCVSDRKPQAAPASFQHTGLGNFQQCQDVVRTLFNFSQCKYSRCSFNGVFQPPLEGLFGAFSAYYYAMDFFKLTNMSIPLDEVKERIANFCATPWEKVKEENPKVKLKFLVAYCFAGTYLITLLTEGYNFTSEMYSNIKFIDKIKGSDAGWTLGYMLNLTNMIPAEAPDAPPLPYGSYVAVVTIMAALLLFLLLLAVCAFRPGCTKQPQIV, from the exons ATGAAAGAGAAGAACCCTTGGCACAAATGTGGCATTGTGGCGGTGGCTGTCATTGGCGTCATTGCTGTGGTGGTCCTGGTGGCCATCTTGGTAGTCCAGAACATGCCGCTCTCACAGAAATACAAG TATGGGATCGTGTTGGACGCCGGCTCGTCGCACACGACCGTCTTCATTTACGAGTGGCCAGCCGAGAAGGACAATAACACAGGGCGCGCCCAGCAGAAACATGCCTGTAATGTCAAAG GCAAGGGGATCTCCAGCTACGCGGAGACGCCGTGGAAAGCCGGCCAGTCTTTGAGGGAGTGCATGCAAGAAGCGGAGATAACCATCCCCCATGAAAGACATGCTGAGACGCCCCTCTACTTGGGGGCCACCGCGGGCATGAGGCTGCTCAA TATGAAGAACAGCACAGCTTCGGATGAGGTGTTCAGGGCCGTGTCGGACGCCCTGCAGACCTTCCCCTTCTCCTACCAGGGCGCCAGAATCCTCAGCGGCCAGGAGGAAGGTGCCTTCGGATGGGTCACCGTCAACTACCTGGACGACCGCCTCAAACAG GGCCTGAAAACCACGGGGGCCCTGGACCTCGGCGGGGCGTCCACCCAGATTAGCTTTGTGTCCAAAACGTGGGACGGCACCGAGTCGCCCGCCAACTCTGTGACCTTCCGCCTCTACGGAAACGACTACAACCTTTACACACACAGCTTCCTGTGTTATGGGAAGGATCAGGCTCTCAGAATGGCAATGGCGCAACAAACGCGG TCAGGTCCTTCGAGTATAAATGACCCGTGCTTCCACCCCGGCTTCGTGGAAACAAAGAACTACTCGGATCTCTACGACAGCCCCTGCGTGTCGGACAGGAAGCCTCAGGCGGCTCCCGCGTCCTTTCAACACACTGGACTCGGAAACTTCCAACAATGCCAGGACGTCGTCCGGACCCTGTTCAATTTCAGCCAATGCAAATACAGCCGCTGCTCATTTAACGGCGTCTTCCAGCCTCCCTTAGAGGGGTTATTTGGG gCGTTTTCAGCCTACTACTATGCCATGGACTTCTTCAAACTAACCAACATGTCCATCCCTCTGGATGAGGTCAAGGAGAGGATTGCCAATTTTTGTGCTACACCCTGGGAAAAG GTCAAGGAGGAGAATCCAAAGGTGAAGTTAAAGTTTTTAGTGGCGTACTGCTTTGCCGGCACCTACCTCATCACCCTGCTGACGGAAGGATACAACTTCACCTCAGAAATGTACTCCAATATCAAATTCATTGACAAG ATTAAAGGCAGCGACGCTGGTTGGACTCTGGGCTACATGTTGAACCTGACCAACATGATTCCCGCCGAGGCCCCAGACGCGCCGCCGCTGCCATACGGCAGCTACGTGGCTGTTGTCACCATCATGGCTGCTTTACTGTTGTTCCTCCTCTTGCTCGCCGTATGCGCCTTCAGGCCTGGATGCACCAAGCAGCCGCAAATCGTATAG
- the entpd1 gene encoding ectonucleoside triphosphate diphosphohydrolase 1 isoform X1: protein MSAQRDMKEKNPWHKCGIVAVAVIGVIAVVVLVAILVVQNMPLSQKYKYGIVLDAGSSHTTVFIYEWPAEKDNNTGRAQQKHACNVKGKGISSYAETPWKAGQSLRECMQEAEITIPHERHAETPLYLGATAGMRLLNMKNSTASDEVFRAVSDALQTFPFSYQGARILSGQEEGAFGWVTVNYLDDRLKQGLKTTGALDLGGASTQISFVSKTWDGTESPANSVTFRLYGNDYNLYTHSFLCYGKDQALRMAMAQQTRSGPSSINDPCFHPGFVETKNYSDLYDSPCVSDRKPQAAPASFQHTGLGNFQQCQDVVRTLFNFSQCKYSRCSFNGVFQPPLEGLFGAFSAYYYAMDFFKLTNMSIPLDEVKERIANFCATPWEKVKEENPKVKLKFLVAYCFAGTYLITLLTEGYNFTSEMYSNIKFIDKIKGSDAGWTLGYMLNLTNMIPAEAPDAPPLPYGSYVAVVTIMAALLLFLLLLAVCAFRPGCTKQPQIV from the exons ATGTCTGCACAAAGAG ACATGAAAGAGAAGAACCCTTGGCACAAATGTGGCATTGTGGCGGTGGCTGTCATTGGCGTCATTGCTGTGGTGGTCCTGGTGGCCATCTTGGTAGTCCAGAACATGCCGCTCTCACAGAAATACAAG TATGGGATCGTGTTGGACGCCGGCTCGTCGCACACGACCGTCTTCATTTACGAGTGGCCAGCCGAGAAGGACAATAACACAGGGCGCGCCCAGCAGAAACATGCCTGTAATGTCAAAG GCAAGGGGATCTCCAGCTACGCGGAGACGCCGTGGAAAGCCGGCCAGTCTTTGAGGGAGTGCATGCAAGAAGCGGAGATAACCATCCCCCATGAAAGACATGCTGAGACGCCCCTCTACTTGGGGGCCACCGCGGGCATGAGGCTGCTCAA TATGAAGAACAGCACAGCTTCGGATGAGGTGTTCAGGGCCGTGTCGGACGCCCTGCAGACCTTCCCCTTCTCCTACCAGGGCGCCAGAATCCTCAGCGGCCAGGAGGAAGGTGCCTTCGGATGGGTCACCGTCAACTACCTGGACGACCGCCTCAAACAG GGCCTGAAAACCACGGGGGCCCTGGACCTCGGCGGGGCGTCCACCCAGATTAGCTTTGTGTCCAAAACGTGGGACGGCACCGAGTCGCCCGCCAACTCTGTGACCTTCCGCCTCTACGGAAACGACTACAACCTTTACACACACAGCTTCCTGTGTTATGGGAAGGATCAGGCTCTCAGAATGGCAATGGCGCAACAAACGCGG TCAGGTCCTTCGAGTATAAATGACCCGTGCTTCCACCCCGGCTTCGTGGAAACAAAGAACTACTCGGATCTCTACGACAGCCCCTGCGTGTCGGACAGGAAGCCTCAGGCGGCTCCCGCGTCCTTTCAACACACTGGACTCGGAAACTTCCAACAATGCCAGGACGTCGTCCGGACCCTGTTCAATTTCAGCCAATGCAAATACAGCCGCTGCTCATTTAACGGCGTCTTCCAGCCTCCCTTAGAGGGGTTATTTGGG gCGTTTTCAGCCTACTACTATGCCATGGACTTCTTCAAACTAACCAACATGTCCATCCCTCTGGATGAGGTCAAGGAGAGGATTGCCAATTTTTGTGCTACACCCTGGGAAAAG GTCAAGGAGGAGAATCCAAAGGTGAAGTTAAAGTTTTTAGTGGCGTACTGCTTTGCCGGCACCTACCTCATCACCCTGCTGACGGAAGGATACAACTTCACCTCAGAAATGTACTCCAATATCAAATTCATTGACAAG ATTAAAGGCAGCGACGCTGGTTGGACTCTGGGCTACATGTTGAACCTGACCAACATGATTCCCGCCGAGGCCCCAGACGCGCCGCCGCTGCCATACGGCAGCTACGTGGCTGTTGTCACCATCATGGCTGCTTTACTGTTGTTCCTCCTCTTGCTCGCCGTATGCGCCTTCAGGCCTGGATGCACCAAGCAGCCGCAAATCGTATAG